The segment AGCTAAGCAACAATCCGCCTTGCCCTTCTCGTTCTAGATCTCAGGGGCGCTCGGCAGAACTGCTTTGAACTCTCGCCACCGCAGCAGCCGATCCTGAGCGAGTGATCCCAGCAACAGCTAAACTCATGTTTGCAGTATCGCTGTGTTGCACCAGCCACGGCGTTGTGGGAAATGAATAAAACTTTTCCTCACAAAGGAAAAAGTGCCGACGGGAACCTCAATAGGGTTCCCGTCGATTGCTCGTTACGGATACGGAGATGCATAGCAAACTATTGGTAGTCCGTTGATTTGCTCCAATGCTTCCTGAAACATGCAGTTCTGTGCAAGTTAAATTGCTTGACTGCCGCGATAAATACAGCCTTCTACTTGTCTACAGCACTCAGTCAATGGAGTACCGAGAAAACTATTTTCAGCTTCCTGGCACACCTTCCCGCCCACTGAGACGTCAATTTCTCAAATTGCTAAGTGATTGGTCTGACCACCAGCTTGGGTCACGGGCAGGGCGGCGAGTCGTCGTTCTTCGAGCTGGGCGCGGGTGTACTTGGAGGGGTGCCAAGGAACCATACTTCATCCAAGATAGCAACCCGCATTTACGCCGTCATCAATAGTGGTACTCCGTTGACTGAGCCGGTTGAACGAGTGAGAGGCCGTGTTCATCACTGAGGTCGATTGATCCAAACTGCGAAAAACAACGTGTTTCTGGTAGCATCGAGACAAGTCAACGGAGTACCAGTATGGATCTCGGCATAAGTTGGCAACTCGATGAGGGCAAGAGCGTCGTCCCAGTGCGGAACTTTGCTTCTCCTTCAACAAGTGAATAGCAGAACGCGTTGCCAACCTTGGCCGAGATTAATAGGCAAGCAACAGCCCTCTAAAATTTGCCAGGTGATCAGGGTTTTCTCAGGGGGGTCACGGCAGAGTGTACCTGACGAATAAAATTGATAAGGGTGATCGAAATTCCCATCAAAAAAATGAGTGTGAATACTATAAAAGACCAGGGTATTGGGTTCAATGCAACCGCTCGTGATGGGTTCTTGGAATCATACCTGACATTAATCGGCTGACCTACGACTAAATCTGATTCAACCATTTGGCAAAGCGGCGTTTTATAGTTGGAGGAAGCCAGCAGAAGCTGTTCCCCCACTGAGTCAGATGTGTACTGATCTCCAAGAACTGTGTACGAAAACTCAATCTTACAATGTTGTGGCAAATTAACTTCAAGGCGCGATATATTTCCCTCTGTCTGTTTATAGGAGAGTGTTTCTATATAATCCATGAGTGGTGGAATAAGACCTGGCAGAAACAACCATGCAAATCCACTTAAAGAAATCAAAACGAGAAT is part of the Deinococcus sp. QL22 genome and harbors:
- a CDS encoding DUF3592 domain-containing protein, which translates into the protein MGKASVICFTQEGIHLHIFQLILVLISLSGFAWLFLPGLIPPLMDYIETLSYKQTEGNISRLEVNLPQHCKIEFSYTVLGDQYTSDSVGEQLLLASSNYKTPLCQMVESDLVVGQPINVRYDSKNPSRAVALNPIPWSFIVFTLIFLMGISITLINFIRQVHSAVTPLRKP